GCCTGCACGATGCGCCCGCGGCTGATGGGCCGCACCAGCCCGAGCCGGTTGGTGGCTGCAAAAAACGGGTTGCGCGCCGTCTGCGCAATGCGCGTCTGGCTCTCGGCGCGGTACACGTCGCCGGTTTGCGCGTCCCAGCGGCCGTCCAGGCTCAGCGTATTCTTCAGGTAGTAGTCCTTGACGTTTTTGACGAATGCCAAGTCGGTTTGCAGGGTATTGAAGGACAGTTGGTTGCGCGTTTCCTCGGTTAGCGTCACCGGCGGCTGGCCGGGCAGGTAGTAGAAGGTTTGCGCGGTGCCGCGCTGCGTTTGCGTATCGTGCAGGTACGAGGCGTTCACCCGCAGCTGGTTGTCCTTGCTGAGCGTCACCAGGTGGTTGGCGCTCAGCAGGTGCACCCGGTTGAAGAGGTAGCGGCTGGCGGCCACCGGCGGCTGGCCCAGGCCGCGGATGTGCGTCAGGTCGGGCTTTTGGTTGCTGCTTTCGGCCTGCTGCTGCAAGTCGGCCAGGGTTAGGGGCTTCAGCTCGGCGGCCACGTCCTGGCCGGTGTTGTTGCCCTGGTAGGTGTCGATGAGCTGCTGCTTTTTGGTGAACAGCATCGGCGACACGTTGGCGTTCCACAGGGCCCCCGGCGGCGACGGCACGAGGCCCGCGCCGAGCCGGGCCTGCCCGGTGGCGGTCACCTTGTTTTTGAGCTTGATGTTGAGCGCCGCGTTGTCGGGGTGCACCAGTTTATCGAGGGCGCGCACGGGCTGGTGGTTTTCCAGCACCTGCACCTGCTGCACGGCGTCGGCGGGCAGGTTGTCGCTGGCCAGGGTGTAGCGGCTTTCCAGCAGGTCCTGCCCGTTGATGTAGAACTTGCTGATGGGCCGCCCCTCGTAGCTTATCTGCCCGTCGCTGGCCACCTCAATGCCCGGCATCTTCTTCAGCACGTCCGAAATGACCCGGTCGCGCTTGTTGGCAAACGCGCCCACCTGGTAGCTCAGCGTGTCGCCCTGCCGGGTGATGGGGGCCCCCTGCACCACCACTTCCTTGAGCTTAGTGGCCTCCTCGCGCATTTTCAGCTCCACCGGCTGGCTGCGATTCGCCAGCCGCCGCAGTTGCACGGCGTAGCCCAGGGCCCGGGCCGCGAGCAGCAGCGAGTCGCTGGCCGGCGCGGTGGGCAGGGTGAGGGTGAAGCGCCCGTCGGGCCCCGAAATGACGAAGGCGGAGGCCGGCGGCTGGGTTTTGGTTTCGGCTTCTACAATTATGCCTTCCAGCGGCTGGCCGGCGGGGTTGCGCACGGTGCCGGTGAGGGTAGTTTGGGCATGGATTGATGAGGTAACCAGTGTTAGTATGCCAACAATAAACCGAATATATCCAGCTATATTCTGCAAAATTAAATATCAAAAAATGTTTATTTCAGTTCTATCGGATTATTGCGTTTTTTAATTCTTTCTTTAAATGCCTGTCTGTCAGCATCTGTTATATTATTTCCCATTGCTGCAACCCGATCAAGCATACCAGCTTCATTTACTAATTCACCTTGACGAAAATCTTTTTTGTTAGTATTTACCACATTCTTAATAGGAACTACGATAGGAACAACTGTTTTTAATTCGGTTAATTTTATTAGATCAAAAGAGTAATAGTGCTTTGTGTCACTTACGCTAATAATTAGTCCAGGTAGCCCGCAAAATTTATATGGCCCATCTGAAATTGGTATATCTCGGGTAAACCATGCCTCAAAAATTCGTCCTGCGAATGAAGTAGTTGCTTTTTGGCATTTATAACCTGCTATAGTAGCAGTAGCAGAAGTTATTTTCCAAACGAATATGTTTTGGGGTTCAGAATACGAATATAGTTTGCCACCTATTTTACTATAAAAATCAATTGTTTTATTGCTTAATTTCTTATATATATAATATCTAAATAATGTATTCGGCAATTTATTTAATTTGCCTGCAAATATTTGCACATTCGCTTGATTAAAAGGCTTGCCTTCTGATTCTGTTAACAATGAATCATTGGAGAGCATAATTTTACTTCGGAAACGCGAGATATTATTTCCAATTAGTAAACTCATAAGTTCAGAACGACTGGTCTGATCTGCTGAGTCAAGTCGATATACTAAGCGGTAAATGCATTCAATTTTTCCATTTTCCGATACAAGACTAGACACTTGACAATAGCTTGGCAAGCTTAGTATGCTCAAAATTAAAACAAAGAGTTGCCGCATAAACAGATGATCTATTATTAAATAATGCACAATTGTTTAATGAAACAAATTGTGCATTTCTTTGAATAAATTTATAAAAAATGCCGCGCGATAGAAGCTTTTGATTGTAGCTTCTATCGCGCGGCAGAGCCTATTCTTATTAACCACAGAGAACGTCACACAGTTCGCTATAGCAATCTAAGAACTCCTCTATCGTCTCACCGCATGCCGATCCAACTTTATTACATGGTGTGTTCATGTATGCACATACTAATTCAGTTGTTTTAATAGGTGCAATCCTGGCTTTATTTCCAGACTTATTTGCCATTATTTTATTAGCTACTGGTGTTCCTGTCGCCATACCAGCAAACGAAGTACTGCCAATCAGAGCAGCCAAAAGAAGAATCTTTTTCATAGGTAAAATGAATTTCTAGTATCAAATTCCGCACACCCCCGGAAAATTGGGGCCGCCCTTTCGATAAAACCCAGGTGCAGTACCTGTTCGGGCCGTCGCATGGAATGGGGTTGCTAACCCGGGAGCAGCTTGCCGGTGCCCGCTTTTAGTCAGTACCTTCTTGGTAGATAGAAGGATGAATGGAGCGTGACCGGTGGTAAAAGTTGATAAAAAAAAAGAACTTCCTAGATTAATTACATAATATACGTACTAAATTATGTAAGTGCTTGAAGGTAAATAGAGTTATTTGTTTATTGCTCTGCTTTCGATAAGTTCATCTATAAATTTAAAGCAGTGTCATTCACTTCAATTTGAGCGGGTTGTTCTGTTTTTTGGCGCGTTCTCGTATCCGTTGCTGGGCTTCCCCGGAGTTTTAGGTAGCGATGCCAGCCCCGCCGTTGTTGGTGGGGGCCATCCGCTCCAGAAAGTGGCGGTTGAAATCGGCGGCGCGGAGTGCAGCCTCGCTAGTGCTGGTGGCCGCTTTGGCAGGGAAGGCAATAAAACGACTGGTTCATAAGCGCCTACACTCAAAGGCGCTGCACGGCCAGCACCCGCGCCGTTTCCTCCGTCACCTTAAAGCGGTCGTCCACGCGCAGGCCCACCACCCAGCAGATTTTGCCGTCGGCCGAGGCCAGCACGCGCACGTCGTCCTTCAGGTTCAGCGGCACTTTCTGGTCGATGAGGAAGTTGCTGAGGTGCTTTTTGCCTTGCATCCCGAGCGGCATGAACCAGTCGCCCTCTTGCCAGCGGCGCAGCGTGAGCGGGAATTTCAGCTTGTCGGCATCGAGCGCGGCGGTGCTGCGCGAGCGGGGAATGGCGTAGCCGGCGCCGTCGTGGGCCGAGGCGCGCAGGCGCAGGCCGTCGGCCAGCAGGTCGTCCTGGCCCTCGGCGAGCTGGAAGGTGCCGTACTGCGCCAGCCGCCGCGGGGTGATGACGAGCTGGTCGCGGTCTTTCACCAGGCGGTGGGTAGGCGAGTCAAACTGCTTGCCCGACAGGCCCCCGAAGGCCGCCACCACTTCCTTCGTCACCACCCACGAGAAGCCGAAGGGCCGCAGCAGCTCGTGCAGCACCAGGGCCGTGGCGGCCGTGTTTTGGAGCAGCGCGATGCTGAAATAGGTGGCTTCGGGCGCGTCGCGCCGGGCCTGGGCATTGGTGTCGGCCACGTAGCGGCGCACGATTTCCTCGGCCCCGCCCACCCGCTCGGCGGTGGCGGCCATGGTGTGGTCGAGGCCGGGGTTGATTTCGCGCAGCACCGGCAGCACCTCGTGGCGCAGCAGGTTGCGCTGGTACACGGGGCTGTCGTTGGACTCGTCTTCGCGCCAGCGCAGGCCGTTGGCCACCAGGTAATCGTGCAAATCGTCGCGGCCCAGGCCCAGCAGCGGCCGCACCACGGCGCCGTTTTTGGCCTGGATGCCGTGCAGGCCGGCCAGGCCCGTGCCGTGCGTCAGGTTCAGCAGCATCGTTTCGGCCTGGTCGCGCTGGTGGTGGGCCGTGGCAATGGCCGCAAGCCCCTCGCGCGCCCGCACCTGCTCGAACCACTGGTAGCGCAGCAGTCGGGCGGCCATTTGGGTCGAGATGCCCTCGCGCTCGGCAAAGGCCTTGGTTTGGAAAAACTCGGCGAAGTAGGGCGCGTCGTACTGCTTGGCTAGCTTGCGCACGAACTGCTCGTCGGCGTCGGCGTCCTCGCCGCGCAGGCCGAAGTGGCAGTGCGCCACCGCTACCTGGGCCCCCAGCCGGTGCAGCACGTCCAGCAGCACCACCGA
This genomic stretch from Hymenobacter sp. PAMC 26628 harbors:
- a CDS encoding GLPGLI family protein, which gives rise to MRQLFVLILSILSLPSYCQVSSLVSENGKIECIYRLVYRLDSADQTSRSELMSLLIGNNISRFRSKIMLSNDSLLTESEGKPFNQANVQIFAGKLNKLPNTLFRYYIYKKLSNKTIDFYSKIGGKLYSYSEPQNIFVWKITSATATIAGYKCQKATTSFAGRIFEAWFTRDIPISDGPYKFCGLPGLIISVSDTKHYYSFDLIKLTELKTVVPIVVPIKNVVNTNKKDFRQGELVNEAGMLDRVAAMGNNITDADRQAFKERIKKRNNPIELK
- the tilS gene encoding tRNA lysidine(34) synthetase TilS, producing the protein MLDQVRQFIETHQLFSLENDPVLVTVSGGLDSVVLLDVLHRLGAQVAVAHCHFGLRGEDADADEQFVRKLAKQYDAPYFAEFFQTKAFAEREGISTQMAARLLRYQWFEQVRAREGLAAIATAHHQRDQAETMLLNLTHGTGLAGLHGIQAKNGAVVRPLLGLGRDDLHDYLVANGLRWREDESNDSPVYQRNLLRHEVLPVLREINPGLDHTMAATAERVGGAEEIVRRYVADTNAQARRDAPEATYFSIALLQNTAATALVLHELLRPFGFSWVVTKEVVAAFGGLSGKQFDSPTHRLVKDRDQLVITPRRLAQYGTFQLAEGQDDLLADGLRLRASAHDGAGYAIPRSRSTAALDADKLKFPLTLRRWQEGDWFMPLGMQGKKHLSNFLIDQKVPLNLKDDVRVLASADGKICWVVGLRVDDRFKVTEETARVLAVQRL